In Deltaproteobacteria bacterium, a genomic segment contains:
- a CDS encoding helix-hairpin-helix domain-containing protein: MSRPKTGSPTGPIAVEIRGPEDSSLVSLFDREPSLERVLGRAGFESKEGAVASSFQTVIVHGSVVEWVGGPTKDSVRICPMEARKRLALGLKIDINHAGLDELTAVPGLSRRRAERLIRYRLEYGAIGQLEELTTKRVLGVETVRRIRPFVECVL, from the coding sequence ATGTCAAGACCGAAGACCGGGTCCCCCACTGGTCCCATTGCCGTCGAGATAAGAGGGCCGGAGGACTCTTCCCTCGTAAGTCTGTTTGACCGGGAGCCTTCGCTGGAAAGGGTGCTCGGTAGGGCCGGCTTCGAATCCAAGGAAGGAGCAGTCGCCTCCTCCTTCCAAACAGTAATAGTCCATGGATCTGTGGTGGAATGGGTCGGTGGGCCCACTAAAGATTCAGTCCGCATCTGCCCAATGGAGGCCCGCAAACGGCTCGCACTGGGCCTTAAGATAGACATCAACCATGCCGGTCTGGACGAGCTGACCGCTGTTCCGGGTCTCAGCCGCCGGCGAGCCGAAAGGTTGATCCGGTACCGCTTGGAATATGGGGCCATCGGACAACTTGAAGAACTTACGACAAAGCGAGTACTGGGAGTGGAAACGGTTCGTCGAATTCGTCCTTTTGTAGAATGTGTTCTTTGA